GTCTGAACCATGTGAActtggagagagaaagagggtgaaaaaATAAATCCTCCCATGCAATGTGTCCTTTTATGATATGTCTGGACAACAGTACATTATTTTTAACGCTAAATACAACTTCCTTTTCGTAATGGTAGCGTGCGTTAATAAAACCAAGATGGGTGCAtgtgaattttaatttaaacaaaattatcttattGACGAGCCGGGACTTGCAAGCCTTCTAACTGAATCATCTAACCAAGTTAAATTGCTAGAGTTTGACATTTTTCATAGAAGATAAGGCAAGAGATTTACATCATCATCTAAGTTGTAGCATAGAAGATAAAGCAAACAATAGCAAAATAAACGTGTCCTCAATTGATAAACACTGTCTTTACATCTTAATCTAAATTCCAAGGAAAATCAACTGCATTATTTAAATAAGACAGACCCTAGCTTCAGTCCAAGAGAATACAACTCTTGAAACCAAATGAGATATAAATTCTAAATTCACTTGTATAGCTGCTTGAACCTTCTGCATGCCTCCAAGACATTTTCCCTGTGACCAAAGGCACTAACCCTGATGAAACCTTCACCACCAGGTCCAAAACCGCTGCCAGGAGTTGTAACCACATGAGTCTTCTCGAGAATCTCAGCGAATACATCCCATGAGCTTCGGCCGGGAAAATGGACCCATACATATGGTGCATCTTTCCCTCCATAGACTTTAAACCCAAGAGAATCAAATGTCTCCATTATAATGTCGGTATTTTCTTTGTAGAATCCAATAACATCTCGCATAGCCTGCATTCAAATGCAGCAAGCAAGCCTATAATGTAACTTGTTCTTTGAAAATACATCAGTTAAAGAAAACCACCTCAGTCTAGAAATATAGTAGCTGAAAAGGCCAGTGAAATAGAGCAAAAGCATGTGatgtttaatatttaagaataattGGAGTTACAGAAGCATCAAAGGGGTATACAACGTTGACATTGGTGGACAATTTCTTACTGGTGGGAGAAGGGGGCAGAATGACAGAGGTCCATTTCAATAATGAAAGgaaattttctttctatttttagcaataaaacaaaacaacaactgACCTTAAGACCGTCTGGTGAAAGGCAAGCCAGACCACCTGCCTGGGAAATATTTGATGCACCATTGAAACAAGTGCATACAATACGGTTGAAGTCCTTGGCAACAGGAAATCCATCAGAAAACAGCAACTGCTTTGGAACCACAGTCCAACCCAATCGGACTCCAGTGAACCCAGCATACTTGCTAAATGATGAAGTCTCGATGGCAACCTGCAATTGGCAATAAGATGTTATGCACATTGATATGCAACAGAAATCCATGGTATTTACAGAGACATCAAAAGAAGACTTAGTTGATTTACAGTTTTTTTtgccatattttttatatatataaaaataaaattgaccaACAATCCCTTGGTATAGCAAAAAGACTAATCATCCAAAATATCTAGCAtgtattgtgaaaaaaaatagaaatcactTGCAAAAGCAGATACACATTTACTGCTACCAAAATATTCAGTAGCAGGCAAAATAGCACACTCAAATGTAGTTTCAATAAATTAGTCAATAGTGCAACTAAAATAATTCATGAGTTTGACATGTTCTATTATAGAAATTCTCTCATCTATCTCCTCCAAAAGTTGAGATGCATGagttaaattttaacttatggaaaAAGCTtgattcattttcctttttattttcttcttctataagtgcttatggagaagtttatcTTAATAGGGTTAGGGTCGCAACAGTATTCTACCGAAATGAGCAATCAAACTCTTCCCAGATATACCACAGTGCAAGTGGATAGATTCATCATTTAGGTCAAACTAAATAATCCCCATCACTCAAACCACAAGATTTTCAGGAAGTAAAATGCTATTTAGATAGGAAGTTAAATTTAAGTTCTAGCACCTGCCACAAGTACTCATGTTATGGTGGCAATTAGTTTGTAACCAAGAACCCACCAAATGCTACAGATCATAGTCATTGTTAAAGAGTGAAAATAGAGACCAGTCTTTAAACATCAAATTATCAGGGATATACTGACCTCTTTGGCTCCAGGAATTTCAAAAATAGAGCGAGGGTTGTCACCAGAAATATACATTGCATAAGCTGAATCATGGATTACTATAGAACCATTGTCCTTAGCAAACTGAACGAGTTGGGTCAGTTGTTCCCTTGTTGCCGCAGCACCAGTAGGATTGTTCGGAGaacagaaaaaaattatgtctgGTCgagaaattgaagataaatcAGGGAAGAAACCATTTTCCGGATTACACCTCATGTATTCAATGTTTGCAAACTTCTCAACATCCTTCTGGTAGAGGCCAGTCTGGCCCATAATTACACTTGAATCTACATATGCCTGCAAATATAACAGAGAACAACTACAAGAGATAAAGGGCTAGAAACTTGAACAGAATAAAAGTGGTATTCCATCATGACCCTATTTcctatatattatttcatttgtaattttataccaaattcattttcaaaagaactTGATATGATTTGAGTTCAATAAAGTCTCGCATAATTCCAAAAAGTAAACTGAATGTCTACAAACATTTTTCCAACCAAAGTTTCAACACAGTTTATAAGATCATATTTAGTTCAGcttattttagagaagattTCATTTCTACTTACCATCTTCCTGAAAGagcatttgaaaaacaaaatcatttctCAAAAATAATAGTTACCAAACATGGGCAAACAAATAATCCCCCATGAAGAAAACACCAATCCCACAGCAGCTTTATTCATTAGTTGTAAAAATGGAGTGACAATCAAATATtcatcaggaaaaaaaaaaaaaagatagccAAAAGCTTTCCTAAGTGTGTAATAATCATAATTGTTTAGGTATGCAGTCACATAATGGTTATTCTCGCTCTTCTAAAATCTGTGTGTATCGAAAGCCTGAGTTAAATCTTCTCATTCCAGCAAAACTATCAAAGAACTAGCTATTAATTTATCTCTTTATCAGATATGGAAAGGACAACAATGTCCAGTATATTAAGATAGAAAATCATACATCatttcaaaatgaaagaaattacgAATCAAAGctaaaaattaatcaaagacaTTGATTGGAGTTTTCCATGTGTCTACATATGTTAATAGACATTCTTCTCATTGAAGGTTTGCTAACTATATTGAAAAATCAtttcttgaaaaaattaaaatcattcttTCAAGTCTTATCTTATATGAACAAAGAAACTTGCTGATTCAACTACTTCCTGTTGCATCATAGAGCATAAACCAAATTGAATGGGTTAAAATTAGTCAGCATCTCACCCATTAAATCAATGAGATGTAACAATAGGAACAAAACTAAAGTCTCCATTTTTGGCATATTGAAGCATAAATGAGTGCTTAAGCAACTGATgagaaaatcattttaaacaatGACAGAGATATGAATTACCGGGTATGAAGGGTCTTGCACAGCCATTTTTACATTTGACCCAAAGACAATCtgccacaaaatgaaaatagaagaatattTAGTTCAATTGAGGAAGTACTTATTGATCATGGCCAATACCCAATTAATAT
This region of Glycine max cultivar Williams 82 chromosome 7, Glycine_max_v4.0, whole genome shotgun sequence genomic DNA includes:
- the LOC100801405 gene encoding LL-diaminopimelate aminotransferase, chloroplastic, with the translated sequence MSITHSLTTSLSSSSSAFLAPSSFNSRGQVSLPVKSVSICKCVATPEAETAYKTGVTRNPNMGKLQAGYLFPEIARRRSAHLLKYPDAKVISLGIGDTTEPIPEVITDAMSKRSHALSTIEGYSGYGAEQGEKPLRRALASTFYSDLGIEEDDIFVSDGAKCDISRLQIVFGSNVKMAVQDPSYPAYVDSSVIMGQTGLYQKDVEKFANIEYMRCNPENGFFPDLSSISRPDIIFFCSPNNPTGAAATREQLTQLVQFAKDNGSIVIHDSAYAMYISGDNPRSIFEIPGAKEVAIETSSFSKYAGFTGVRLGWTVVPKQLLFSDGFPVAKDFNRIVCTCFNGASNISQAGGLACLSPDGLKAMRDVIGFYKENTDIIMETFDSLGFKVYGGKDAPYVWVHFPGRSSWDVFAEILEKTHVVTTPGSGFGPGGEGFIRVSAFGHRENVLEACRRFKQLYK